The following coding sequences lie in one Apium graveolens cultivar Ventura chromosome 3, ASM990537v1, whole genome shotgun sequence genomic window:
- the LOC141713571 gene encoding glucomannan 4-beta-mannosyltransferase 1-like: MRNTFHEETEMRASSNIAGKLTDLWQEKRVTVVVPILTVALYICVAMSIMLFIERLYMTCVILGIKFLGKKRYTMYRLNALKEEVEKKKKEYPKVLVQIPMYNEREVYKLSIGAVCALSWPSQCLIVQVLDDSTNKSIRDMVQAECEKWSSKGVNVMYENRDNRSGYKAGALREGLQKEYVRDCKFVAIFDADFQPDDKFLWKTIPYLLENPELGLVQAKWKFVNADECLMTRLQEMSLDYHFNVEQEVGSSTYQFFGFNGTAGVWRIEAINDAGGWKDRTTVEDMDLAVRASLKGWKFIYVGDLPVKNELPSTFKTFRFQQHRWSCGPANLFKKMTKEIIFCERVSIWKKIQVVYAFFFVRKIIAHWVTFLFYCVVIPACTVVPEVYLPKLVAIYIPAITTLLNSGGTKRSLHLIVFWILFENVMSLHRSKAALIGLLEANRVNEWVVTEKLGNANRQRQSNPRLTKKRQCLGERIHMGEICVGIYLLICAIINMRLRNDHFFVYLYMQSAAFFIVGFGYVGATPN; encoded by the exons ATGAGGAATACATTCCATGAAGAGACTGAGATGAGAGCATCTAGTAATATTGCCGGAAAGCTAACTGACCTTTGGCAAGAAAAACGAGTTACTGTAGTTGTCCCAATTTTGACTGTTGCACTTTATATATGTGTAGCCATGTCAATCATGCTTTTCATAGAGAGGCTTTACATGACGTGTGTAATCTTGGGCATAAAGTTTCTCGGAAAGAAAAGATACACCATGTACAGGTTGAACGCTTTAAAGGAAGAGGtagagaagaaaaagaaagaatatCCTAAGGTGTTGGTCCAAATACCTATGTATAATGAAAGAGAG GTTTACAAGCTGTCAATTGGAGCTGTCTGTGCACTTTCCTGGCCATCGCAATGCCTCATTGTTCAAGTTCTGGATGACTCGACCAATAAATCAATTAGG GATATGGTGCAGGCCGAGTGTGAAAAGTGGAGTTCTAAAGGGGTCAATGTAATGTATGAAAACAGAGACAACAGAAGTGGGTACAAAGCTGGAGCTCTGCGTGAAGGGTTACAGAAGGAGTACGTCCGAGATTGTAAATTTGTCGCGATATTCGATGCAGATTTCCAGCCTGATGATAAATTTCTTTGGAAAACTATTCCTTATCTTCTTGAAAACCCAGAACTTGGTTTGGTTCAGGCCAAATGGAAATTTG TAAATGCGGACGAGTGTCTGATGACCCGGCTCCAAGAGATGTCACTAGACTATCATTTCAATGTGGAGCAAGAAGTAGGATCTTCAACATATCAATTCTTCGGATTCAATG GTACTGCCGGTGTTTGGCGGATCGAAGCAATAAATGATGCAGGTGGATGGAAAGATCGAACCACTGTGGAAGACATGGATCTTGCAGTAAGGGCCAGCCTAAAGGGTTGGAAGTTTATCTATGTTGGTGATCTGCCA GTCAAGAATGAACTCCCCAGCACCTTCAAAACTTTTCGCTTCCAGCAACACCGCTGGTCATGTGGCCCAGCCAATCTTTTTAAAAAAATGACCAAGGAAATTATATTTTGTGAG AGGGTATCAATTTGGAAGAAGATCCAAGTCGTTTACGCATTCTTCTTTGTGAGAAAAATCATTGCACACTGGGTCACATTCTTATTTTACTGTGTGGTCATTCCCGCATGCACTGTGGTTCCGGAGGTCTATCTCCCAAAATTAGTAGCAATCTACATTCCAGCGATAACTACACTCCTAAACTCTGGAGGCACCAAAAG ATCCTTGCATCTGATAGTTTTCTGGATCTTGTTTGAGAATGTCATGTCTCTTCATCGATCTAAGGCAGCACTTATAGGACTCCTCGAAGCAAATAGAGTCAACGAATGGGTGGTGACTGAAAAGCTTGGAAACGCAAATAGACAGCGCCAATCCAATCCTCGATTAACAAAGAAACGACAATGCCTCGGAGAAAG GATACATATGGGGGAGATATGCGTGGGAATCTACCTACTAATCTGCGCCATAATTAACATGCGCTTACGCAACGATCACTTCTTCGTATATCTGTACATGCAATCTGCAGCATTCTTCATAGTTGGATTTGGATATGTTGGAGCGACACCAAATTAA
- the LOC141713572 gene encoding transcription factor-like protein DPB isoform X3 — MNNHNNNNKSNGPSSRGGATRSWGSAQSVSTSGSVGSPSAITTTGAGGGGGGASENTFWSNKKKKRGQRAVGGDKNGRGLRQFSMKVCEKVESKGRTTYNEVADELVAEFSDPGNSLSSPDQQQYDEKNIRRRVYDALNVLMAMDIISKDKKEIQWRGLPRTSLNDIEELKSERLGLKSKVDKKAAYLQELEDQYVGLQNLIQRNEQLYSSGDAPSGGVALPFILVQHPF, encoded by the exons ATGAataatcataataataataataaaagtaaTGGGCCGTCGTCAAGAGGAGGAGCAACGAGGTCATGGGGCTCGGCCCAATCGGTGTCCACTAGTGGCAGTGTGGGGTCACCTTCTGCAATAACAACAACAGGAgcaggaggaggaggaggaggagctAGTGAGAATACTTTTTGGAG TAATAAGAAGAAAAAGAGAGGACAGCGTGCCGTTGGAGGGGATAAAAATGGTAGAGGACTCCGCCAGTTTAGCATGAAAG TCTGCGAAAAAGTGGAGAGCAAGGGCAGAACCACTTATAATGAG GTTGCAGATGAACTTGTAGCTGAATTCTCTGACCCCGGGAATAGTCTGTCATCTCCAGATCAG CAGCAATATGATGAAAAAAACATTCGGCGAAGGGTATATGATGCTCTGAACGTTCTCATGGCTATGGATATTATTTCGAAAGACAAAAAGGAAATACAATGGAGGGGTCTGCCCCGGACTAGCTTAAATGATATTGAAGAATTAAAG AGTGAACGCCTTGGATTGAAAAGTAAAGTTGACAAGAAAGCAGCATACTTGCAAGAATTAGAGGACCAA TATGTAGGTCTACAGAATCTTATACAACGGAATGAGCAATTATATAGCTCGGGAGATGCTCCTAGTGGAGGGGTGGCTTTACCTTTCATACTTGTGCAG CACCCCTTTTGA
- the LOC141713570 gene encoding bud site selection protein 20, whose product MGGKCPHRKVKKRRYSHKQFRRDKFETKGDDAVYDELKKTTDPDYKPKAPLPLDEDLPGMGQYYCLHCDRYFANVTVRDEHFKTKKHRKRLKIMAGPAPHTQLDADLAGGMGMPDNGPKLMSM is encoded by the exons atgGGAGGAAAGTGTCCGCATAGAAAAGTAAAGAAGCGCAGATACTCTCACAAGCAGTTCCGGCGAGACAAGTTTGAAACCAAGGGCGACGATGCTGTTTATGATGAGCTTAAAAAGACCACTGACCCGGATTACAAGCCCAAGGCCCCCTTGCCTCTTGATGAAGATCTTCCTGGGATGGGCCAATACTATTGCCTTCACTGCGA CCGCTATTTTGCAAATGTGACTGTGCGAGATGAACATTTCAAGACCAAAAAACATAGGAAGCG CTTGAAGATAATGGCTGGACCTGCACCACATACTCAGCTTGATGCTGACCTAGCTGGCGGCATGGGCATGCCAGATAACGGTCCGAAGCTTATGTCAATGTGA
- the LOC141713572 gene encoding transcription factor-like protein DPB isoform X1, with the protein MNNHNNNNKSNGPSSRGGATRSWGSAQSVSTSGSVGSPSAITTTGAGGGGGGASENTFWSNKKKKRGQRAVGGDKNGRGLRQFSMKVCEKVESKGRTTYNEVADELVAEFSDPGNSLSSPDQQQYDEKNIRRRVYDALNVLMAMDIISKDKKEIQWRGLPRTSLNDIEELKSERLGLKSKVDKKAAYLQELEDQYVGLQNLIQRNEQLYSSGDAPSGGVALPFILVQTRPHATVEVEISEDMQLVHFDFNSTPFELHDDNYVLKAMQFCERPQGNDEPHNIPADRGESSSMPSMYQPGSTADRGESSSMPGMYQSGSTHPSMLSLPLSRTPTSPPLPGILKARVKHEH; encoded by the exons ATGAataatcataataataataataaaagtaaTGGGCCGTCGTCAAGAGGAGGAGCAACGAGGTCATGGGGCTCGGCCCAATCGGTGTCCACTAGTGGCAGTGTGGGGTCACCTTCTGCAATAACAACAACAGGAgcaggaggaggaggaggaggagctAGTGAGAATACTTTTTGGAG TAATAAGAAGAAAAAGAGAGGACAGCGTGCCGTTGGAGGGGATAAAAATGGTAGAGGACTCCGCCAGTTTAGCATGAAAG TCTGCGAAAAAGTGGAGAGCAAGGGCAGAACCACTTATAATGAG GTTGCAGATGAACTTGTAGCTGAATTCTCTGACCCCGGGAATAGTCTGTCATCTCCAGATCAG CAGCAATATGATGAAAAAAACATTCGGCGAAGGGTATATGATGCTCTGAACGTTCTCATGGCTATGGATATTATTTCGAAAGACAAAAAGGAAATACAATGGAGGGGTCTGCCCCGGACTAGCTTAAATGATATTGAAGAATTAAAG AGTGAACGCCTTGGATTGAAAAGTAAAGTTGACAAGAAAGCAGCATACTTGCAAGAATTAGAGGACCAA TATGTAGGTCTACAGAATCTTATACAACGGAATGAGCAATTATATAGCTCGGGAGATGCTCCTAGTGGAGGGGTGGCTTTACCTTTCATACTTGTGCAG ACCCGTCCTCATGCAACTGTAGAGGTGGAAATATCAGAAGATATGCAACTGGTGCACTTTGACTTCAATAG CACCCCTTTTGAACTTCATGACGACAACTACGTTCTCAAGGCTATGCAATTTTGTGAAAGACCACAAGGCAATGATGAGCCACACAATATCCCTGCAGATAGAGGTGAAAGCTCCAGCATGCCTAGTATGTACCAGCCTGGAAGCACTGCAGACAGAGGTGAAAGCTCCAGCATGCCTGGTATGTACCAATCTGGAAGCACTCACCCGTCCATGTTAAGCTTACCATTGAGTAGAACTCCCACCTCGCCTCCACTTCCTGGAATACTCAAGGCGCGTGTTAAACATGAACATTAG
- the LOC141713572 gene encoding transcription factor-like protein DPB isoform X2, whose amino-acid sequence MNNHNNNNKSNGPSSRGGATRSWGSAQSVSTSGSVGSPSAITTTGAGGGGGGASENTFWSNKKKKRGQRAVGGDKNGRGLRQFSMKVCEKVESKGRTTYNEVADELVAEFSDPGNSLSSPDQQYDEKNIRRRVYDALNVLMAMDIISKDKKEIQWRGLPRTSLNDIEELKSERLGLKSKVDKKAAYLQELEDQYVGLQNLIQRNEQLYSSGDAPSGGVALPFILVQTRPHATVEVEISEDMQLVHFDFNSTPFELHDDNYVLKAMQFCERPQGNDEPHNIPADRGESSSMPSMYQPGSTADRGESSSMPGMYQSGSTHPSMLSLPLSRTPTSPPLPGILKARVKHEH is encoded by the exons ATGAataatcataataataataataaaagtaaTGGGCCGTCGTCAAGAGGAGGAGCAACGAGGTCATGGGGCTCGGCCCAATCGGTGTCCACTAGTGGCAGTGTGGGGTCACCTTCTGCAATAACAACAACAGGAgcaggaggaggaggaggaggagctAGTGAGAATACTTTTTGGAG TAATAAGAAGAAAAAGAGAGGACAGCGTGCCGTTGGAGGGGATAAAAATGGTAGAGGACTCCGCCAGTTTAGCATGAAAG TCTGCGAAAAAGTGGAGAGCAAGGGCAGAACCACTTATAATGAG GTTGCAGATGAACTTGTAGCTGAATTCTCTGACCCCGGGAATAGTCTGTCATCTCCAGATCAG CAATATGATGAAAAAAACATTCGGCGAAGGGTATATGATGCTCTGAACGTTCTCATGGCTATGGATATTATTTCGAAAGACAAAAAGGAAATACAATGGAGGGGTCTGCCCCGGACTAGCTTAAATGATATTGAAGAATTAAAG AGTGAACGCCTTGGATTGAAAAGTAAAGTTGACAAGAAAGCAGCATACTTGCAAGAATTAGAGGACCAA TATGTAGGTCTACAGAATCTTATACAACGGAATGAGCAATTATATAGCTCGGGAGATGCTCCTAGTGGAGGGGTGGCTTTACCTTTCATACTTGTGCAG ACCCGTCCTCATGCAACTGTAGAGGTGGAAATATCAGAAGATATGCAACTGGTGCACTTTGACTTCAATAG CACCCCTTTTGAACTTCATGACGACAACTACGTTCTCAAGGCTATGCAATTTTGTGAAAGACCACAAGGCAATGATGAGCCACACAATATCCCTGCAGATAGAGGTGAAAGCTCCAGCATGCCTAGTATGTACCAGCCTGGAAGCACTGCAGACAGAGGTGAAAGCTCCAGCATGCCTGGTATGTACCAATCTGGAAGCACTCACCCGTCCATGTTAAGCTTACCATTGAGTAGAACTCCCACCTCGCCTCCACTTCCTGGAATACTCAAGGCGCGTGTTAAACATGAACATTAG